One window of Aspergillus oryzae RIB40 DNA, chromosome 3 genomic DNA carries:
- a CDS encoding uncharacterized protein (predicted protein), giving the protein MAHKASEQEICQSVLGFVTEGTYPTSENVIAAEFPVSALAKELELISKAREEVEADITTLSRDNDFDADGWISQAKQLHADIERSRVTAREIVAQHENTNPLQLKVEDAAAKFQLVETEIAFNQAVTHTLEEVQRLCQRLDAGRAILGEGQVMDAIETLEATEQAIKRDNLFSNTTVMHVLLENVGELRREIAEYLRARWSKQLNVDRTASTLTLLNNNGHPLEETIAALVHLDMLALCKDKFEKDLIATLFEPILLPAIEGQSCDVQVGDSSIRVESQPSKASVPDVLDRLSTVLGFLRQHVPATISDSFSSSLIPTLSSKVISCWLSSSIPTDLEGLHIFEDILNYVIKFTNTIETLGWQGYEELVSWVNQAPRLWLTKRRVDSLDQVRKVLAASQGTTKQVERVEKEEVSGKDEVLLENTTEDWDAGWDDDNEHETTAKHSENKEDEEDVSAWGLDDDTEENTAETKPDPSTEDDAADAWGWGDEDEEEQPDDAQTKSTNGGKPVNGKDSSHHASPREVTLKEQYTVTDIPDSILGIIQQQIKDSEAISQPKHSHSRVVSSGAGLLALPTLILAMFKATASSFYGLKLNSGQMYLYNDSLYLADKVRNLAEEHQLSRLHADIDALEKCGKFAYSKEMQTQRTIVTDLLDGAQGFSQCSEQPFLGECENAVSATVDRIHDVYKEWQPILSHSALLQSVGSLVSTVINKIIIEIEELGDISEAQSQQLVLFCNQVSKLEELFMPETADDIARVPMTAVYVRNWLKFQYLINILESSLADIKFLWLEGELRLEFSADEVVDLIEALFAESDYRRKAIAEIRRVSR; this is encoded by the exons ATGGCCCACAAGGCATCGGAGCAGGAGATATGCCAGTCAGTGCTTGGTTTTGTAACGGAGGGCACCTACCCAACCTCTGAGAATGTCATCGCCGCGGAGTTTCCGGTATCTGCTCTCGCAAAAGAGTTAGAGCTTATATCAAAGGCaagggaagaagtggaa GCGGATATTACTACACTGAGCCGAGACAATGACTTCGACGCCGATGGGTGGATTTCGCAAGCAAAACAGCTTCATGCTGACATCGAGCGATCTCGTGTCACTGCGAGGGAAATTGTCGCGCAGCATGAAAATACAAACCCTTTACAGCtgaaggttgaagatgccgCTGCCAAGTTCCAACTGGTTGAAACTGAAATCGCATTCAACCAAGCTGTAACGCACACTCTTGAGGAAGTGCAAAGACTATGTCAGCGACTCGATGCTGGGCGAGCCATCCTTGGAGAGGGCCAAGTCATGGATGCAATCGAAACATTAGAAGCGACCGAGCAGGCCATAAAAAGAGACAATCTCTTTTCAAACACAACTGTCATGCACGTATTATTAGAGAATGTCGGCGAACTACGGAGGGAGATTGCGGAGTACCTCCGGGCTCGCTGGAGCAAGCAGCTGAACGTTGACAGAACGGCGAGTACATTGACACTCTTGAATAATAATG GGCATCCATTGGAAGAAACTATCGCGGCTCTGGTCCACCTTGATATGCTCGCCTTGTGCAAGGATAAGTTCGAGAAGGACTTAATTGCTACCCTTTTCGAGCCTATCTTATTACCCGCAATTGAAGGACAAAGCTGTGACGTCCAGGTTGGAGACTCATCAATCCGAGTAGAATCCCAGCCATCGAAGGCATCAGTGCCTGATGTTTTAGACCGCCTCTCCACAGTCTTGGGCTTCCTACGCCAACACGTTCCAGCAACAATCTCGGACTCATTTTCGAGTTCACTCATTCCGACACTCTCGTCGAAGGTCATATCGTGCTGGCTATCTTCCTCCATACCCACAGACCTTGAAGGCCTGCATATATTCGAAGATATCTTAAATTACGTTATAAAGTTCACAAATACGATCGAGACATTGGGGTGGCAGGGGTATGAAGAACTTGTTTCTTGGGTCAATCAGGCGCCTCGTTTATGGCTCACCAAGCGTCGAGTCGATTCATTGGACCAAGTTCGCAAAGTCCTGGCCGCTAGCCAAGGTACCACAAAGCAGGTAGAACGCGTCGAAAAAGAGGAGGTTTCTGGAAAGGATGAGGTTCTACTGGAAAATACGACTGAAGATTGGGATGCTGGCTGGGATGACGACAACGAACATGAGACCACAGCGAAGCATTCtgaaaataaagaagatgaagaggatgtcAGCGCATGGggtctggatgatgataccGAAGAGAACACAGCCGAAACAAAACCTGATCCATCtactgaagatgatgccGCCGATGCTTGGGGCTGGggagacgaagatgaagaagagcaaccCGATGATGCACAGACTAAAAGTACAAATGGGGGCAAACCTGTCAATGGGAAAGATTCATCACATCATGCTTCTCCACGGGAGGTCACACTGAAAGAGCAGTATACCGTAACCGACATCCCCGATTCTATCCTTGGAATCATTCAGCAGCAAATCAAAGATTCTGAAGCTATATCGCAACCTAA ACATTCCCACTCTCGCGTTGTTTCCTCAGGTGCAGGCCTACTTGCGCTTCCGACCTTGATCCTCGCCATGTTCAAGGCCACGGCGTCATCGTTCTACGGTCTTAAACTCAACTCAGGGCAAATGTACCTATACAACGATAGTTTGTATCTTGCTGACAAAGTGCGCAACCTTGCAGAGGAACATCAGCTTTCCAGGCTCCATGCTGATATTGATGCGCTCGAGAAGTGTGGCAAATTCGCCTACAGCAAAGAGATGCAAACGCAGCGCACCATTGTCACAGACCTGCTAGACGGTGCACAAGGCTTCAGCCAATGTTCTGAGCAACCATTCCTGGGAGAATGTGAAAACGCGGTCAGTGCAACTGTTGACAGAATCCATGACGTCTACAAGGAATGGCAACCAATCCTGTCACATTCCGCACTGCTTCAGTCTGTTGGTTCTCTGGTATCAACAGttatcaacaagatcatcattGAGATTGAAGAATTAGGGGATATATCGGAGGCTCAGTCTCAACAGCTTGTGTTGTTCTGCAACCAAGTGTCTAAGCTGGAGGAACTATTCATGCCAGAGACAGCGGATGATATTGCACGTGTACCAATGACCGCTGTCTACGTGCGAAACTGGCTGAAATTCCAGTACCTTATCAACATATTGGAAAGTTCGTTGGCCGACATTAAGTTCCTCTGGCTGGAAGGCGAACTCCGTCTAGAATTTTCGGCTGATGAGGTGGTTGATCTTATCGAGGCTCTTTTCGCGGAGTCCGACTACAGGCGAAAGGCAATTGCAGAAATTCGACGAGTCTCGAGATGA
- a CDS encoding putative zinc metalloprotease (predicted Zn2+-dependent endopeptidase, insulinase superfamily), with the protein MSPSQKSHFKLLQKFKPDYSPSEFVQYESERTGMRVVVIDQKGPKVTGYFVLATEIHDDSGAPHTLEHLCFMGSRNYRYKGFLDKLATRVYSSTNAWTATDHTAYTLDTAGWEGFAQILPVYLEHVIAPTLTDEGCYTEVHHIDGTGNDAGVVYSEMQGVQNNAAELIDLSARRLTYPPGVGFRYETGGMMEQLRVLTAERIREFHREMYQPKNLCLIITGEVDHANMLETLDKFEDTILDVIPSPDAPFKRPWVDSKQAPPLEKSIVEKVEFPEEDESFGEIEIRFQGPDSTDPVQTGAVNVTLLYLAGSSASLLDNILVEKEQLASAVYYTTEDHPSIEIRFTLTSVETDKLAQVERRFFEVLKGAMEKELDMNYLKECIDRQRRTWKFSTESSASSLAEYVISDFLFGKKDGSTLLDVATLKEYDVLEKWSENEWRSFIKRWISDAPHVTILGVPSMKLSETLKKEEEARVAAQKKRLGEAGLKELAEKLEKAKAENDKEIPKEMLERFRIPGIESIHFVETTTARSGAALKAGRPDHTAQKLIDADGSEMPLFIHFEHIPSNFVQLSLLISAQSVPVQLRPLLSIYTEAFFNLPVQRDGRTVNFEQVVVELERDTVGYAMENARSLGNSEMLRISFQVELEKYNTAIAWLQELSWNSIFDVERLRAITSRLLSDVPDSKRSGDDMLAAVHVMVHYAAESIVRARSTLVKARYLKRIKKQLAEEPELVVSRMEEIRKALFQFENMRVLVIADLEKLKSPVSAWKPFVERLGAISTLQPITARRALLSEAGQNLGGESYVVPMPTIDSSFAYATARGLDSYNDPRLPALLVAIAYMNAVEGPLWVAVRGTGLAYGTNFAYNIDTGFVNFDVYRSPNAHKAFESSKQIVKDHLSGAIPFDPLMLEGSISSIVVSYANEQATIAGAAQGSFTRQVVRNLPSDYKEKMLRQVRNISVDDIKGALRDIILPLFDPKTANIVITCATVLEETIKEGLQSSGFTPEVQPLKDFEDDYGLKVGDDEDEESDDEDDDDEYETGSEEDEDDDE; encoded by the exons ATGTCCCCGAGTCAGAAAAGCCATTTCAAGTTACTACAGAAATTCAAACCGGACTACTCGCCAAGCGAATTTGTCCAGTATGAATCTGAACGAACTGGCATGCGGGTCGTGGTCATCGACCAGAAAGGCCCTAAGGTAACAGGATACTTTGTTCTTGCCACAGAAATCCATGATGATTCAGGAGCGCCCCATACGTTGGAGCATCTGTGCTTCATGGGTTCTCGCAATTACAGATACAAGGGATTTCTTGATAAGCTCGCTACGCGGGTTTATTCGAGCACCAATGCCTGGACAGCCACAGACCATACAGCGTATACGCTTGACACAGCTGGATGGGAAGGATTTGCACAGATTCTGCCCGTATACCTTGAGCATGTAATTGCCCCAACCTTGACAGATGAAGGCTGCTACACAGAAGTACATCACATCGATGGAACTGGAAACGATGCAGGTGTTGTGTACTCAGAGATGCAGGGTGTGCAGAATAACGCTGCAGAACTGATAGACTTGAGCGCTCGTCGTTTGACTTACCCACCTGGTGTGGGCTTTCGTTATGAGACCGGTGGTATGATGGAGCAGCTCCGCGTTCTCACGGCAGAGAGAATTAGAGAATTTCATCGAGAGATGTATCAACCAAAAAACCTGTGCCTGATCATCACCGGCGAGGTCGATCATGCCAATATGCTTGAGACTCTGGATAAATTTGAAGATACCATTCTAGATGTTATTCCCAGTCCAGATGCTCCATTCAAGCGACCATGGGTGGACTCCAAGCAGGCCCCGCCATTGGAAAAATCTATTGTGGAGAAGGTAGAGTTTCCCGAAGAAGACGAGTCTTTTGGGGAGATTGAGATCAGATTCCAAGGACCGGATTCTACAGACCCCGTTCAAA CTGGGGCCGTCAATGTTACACTTCTGTACCTTGCTGGATCATCCGCCTCTCTTCTAGACAACATCCTTGTCGAAAAGGAGCAGTTGGCAAGTGCCGTCTACTATACAACTGAAGACCACCCCTCTATCGAGATTCGGTTCACCCTGACTAGTGTGGAGACCGATAAACTAGCCCAGGTGGAACGGCGCTTCTTTGAAGTGCTGAAGGGTGCAATGGAGAAAGAGCTAGACATGAACTATCTGAAAGAATGCATTGACCGGCAAAGGCGGACCTGGAAATTCTCTACTGAAAGCTCCGCTTCCTCTCTCGCCGAGTACGTTATCTCGGATTTCCTGTTTGGAAAGAAGGATGGTTCGACCCTCCTAGATGTTGCGACCTTGAAAGAGTACGACGTGctggagaaatggagtgAGAATGAATGGCGGAGTTTCATTAAGAGGTGGATTTCGGATGCTCCCCATGTCACTATTTTGGGCGTGCCATCCATGAAGTTGTCTGAAACactgaagaaggaggaagaagccagagTTGCAGCACAGAAGAAGCGTCTTGGTGAAGCAGGCCTGAAGGAGCTGGCTGAGAAGCttgagaaagcaaaggccGAGAATGACAAGGAGATACccaaggagatgttggagagATTCAGAATCCCTGGGATTGAATCGATCCATTTTGTGGAAACTACCACGGCCAGATCTGGTGCTGCTTTGAAAGCGGGACGCCCCGACCATACTGCCCAGAAGCTGATAGACGCCGATGGCTCGGAAATGCCTCTGTTTATCCACTTTGAACACATTCCTAGCAATTTCGTCCAGCTTTCCCTTCTTATCTCAGCCCAGTCCGTTCCGGTTCAACTTCGCCCCCTTCTTTCTATCTACACTGAAGctttcttcaacctcccagTTCAGCGTGATGGAAGGACCGTCAACTTCGAACAGGTTGTCGTTGAGTTGGAGAGGGACACAGTTGGATATGCGATGGAAAATGCCAGAAGCCTAGGCAACTCAGAAATGCTGCGCATCTCCTTCCAAGTCGAACTGGAGAAATATAACACGGCGATTGCATGGCTTCAGGAGCTATCCTGGAACTCAATTTTCGACGTGGAGCGACTGCGAGCAATTACCAGCCGCCTTCTCTCCGACGTGCCTGATTCAAAGCGTAGCGGCGATGACATGCTCGCGGCAGTGCATGTCATGGTCCACTACGCAGCTGAGTCCATCGTCCGCGCCCGAAGCACCCTGGTGAAGGCACGCTATCTCAAGAGAATTAAGAAGCAGTTGGCAGAGGAGCCAGAACTCGTGGTCTCCCGCATGGAAGAAATCCGAAAGGCACTCTTCCAGTTCGAAAACATGCGAGTTTTGGTTATTGCTGACCTTGAGAAACTCAAGAGCCCTGTCTCTGCCTGGAAGCCATTTGTCGAGCGACTTGGTGCCATTTCTACCCTCCAGCCCATTacagcaagaagagcctTGCTGAGCGAGGCCGGTCAGAATTTGGGTGGAGAGTCCTACGTGGTGCCTATGCCCACGATTGACTCGTCGTTCGCGTACGCAACTGCTCGGGGCCTTGATTCGTACAACGACCCCAGGCTTCCGGCGCTGTTGGTTGCAATTGCCTACATGAATGCAGTTGAGGGTCCTCTCTGGGTTGCAGTTCGTGGCACTGGTCTGGCATATGGCACCAACTTTGCTTACAACATCGACACTGGCTTTGTCAACTTTGACGTGTACCGGTCTCCTAACGCTCACAAGGCCTTCGAGTCGAGCAAGCAGATTGTCAAGGACCATCTGTCCGGTGCTATTCCATTCGACCCTCTGATGCTGGAGGGCTCGATCAGCAGCATCGTAGTCAGCTATGCCAACGAGCAGGCGACCATTGCTGGTGCAGCCCAGGGTAGCTTTACCCGCCAGGTCGTGCGCAACTTGCCCAGCGActacaaggagaagatgcttCGGCAGGTTCGGAACATTAgcgttgatgatatcaagggCGCGCTCCGGGACAtcattcttcctctgtttGATCCCAAGACGGCCAACATCGTTATTACCTGCGCTACGGTGCTTGAAGAG ACTATCAAGGAAGGTCTCCAGTCGTCCGGTTTCACTCCCGAGGTGCAGCCGCTCAAGGACTTTGAGGATGACTACGGCCTGAAGGTcggtgatgacgaggacgaggagtccgacgacgaagacgatgatgacgaataTGAAACTGGATcggaagaagacgaagacgacgacgagtGA
- a CDS encoding mitochondrial 54S ribosomal protein bL34m (predicted protein), producing MLCFRCRAMPSALRTYSSPMSMSSTLSSPLRPMTNFTTTIRPQLQTLSNTQLPSAATPSAQQTRSFTASASLAGKRATYNPSRRVQKRRHGFLARVRSRGGRMIILRRRAKGRKSLSW from the exons ATGCTTTGCTTCCGGTGCAGGGCCATGCCCTCCGCCCTGAGGACGTACTCCTCCCCGATGTCCATGTCGAG TACCCTCTCCTCACCACTCCGCCCCATGACCAacttcaccaccaccatccgTCCCCAACTCCAGACCCTAAGCAACACACAACTTCCCTCCGCAGCCACGCCCTCCGCCCAACAGACCCGCTCTTTCACCGCCAGTGCTTCCCTGGCCGGTAAGCGCGCGACCTACAATCCCTCGCGACGGGTGCAGAAACGGCGTCACGGATTCTTGGCCCGGGTGCGGTCGCGTGGAGGACGGATGATCATTTTGCGGAGGAGGGCGAAGGGCCGCAAGTCGTTGAGTTGGTAG